A genomic window from Phocoena sinus isolate mPhoSin1 chromosome 20, mPhoSin1.pri, whole genome shotgun sequence includes:
- the VAMP2 gene encoding vesicle-associated membrane protein 2 isoform X1 has product MSATAATAPPAAPAGEGGPPAPPPNLTSNRRLQQTQAQVDEVVDIMRVNVDKVLERDQKLSELDDRADALQAGASQFETSAAKLKRKYWWKNLKMMIILGVICAIILIIIIDGEPEAKRGRDVNQLGGGEDGSRAGLTHCFLSLFLPSPSSSFYFPLHSLLQLLNP; this is encoded by the exons AT GTCGGCCACGGCTGCCACCGCCCCCCCTGCCGCCCCggctggggagggaggccccCCTGCGCCCCCTCCAAACCTCACCAGTAACAGGAGACTGCAGCAGACCCAGGCCCAGGTGGATGAG GTGGTGGACATCATGAGGGTGAACGTGGACAAGGTCCTGGAGCGGGACCAGAAGCTGTCGGAGCTGGACGACCGTGCAGACGCACTCCAAGCAGGGGCCTCCCAGTTTGAAACAAGTGCAGCCAAGCTCAAGCGCAAATACTGGTGGAAAAACCTCAAG atGATGATTATCTTGGGAGTGATTTGCGccatcatcctcatcatcatcatcg ATGGAGAACCTGAGGCCAAGAGGGGAAGGGATGTCAAccagctgggaggtggggaagatgGGAGCAGGGCCGGGCTGACacactgctttctctctctctttctcccttctccctcttcttccttctatttCCCTCTCCACAGTTTACTTCAGCTCTTAAACCCCTGA
- the VAMP2 gene encoding vesicle-associated membrane protein 2 isoform X2 encodes MSATAATAPPAAPAGEGGPPAPPPNLTSNRRLQQTQAQVDEVVDIMRVNVDKVLERDQKLSELDDRADALQAGASQFETSAAKLKRKYWWKNLKMMIILGVICAIILIIIIVYFSS; translated from the exons AT GTCGGCCACGGCTGCCACCGCCCCCCCTGCCGCCCCggctggggagggaggccccCCTGCGCCCCCTCCAAACCTCACCAGTAACAGGAGACTGCAGCAGACCCAGGCCCAGGTGGATGAG GTGGTGGACATCATGAGGGTGAACGTGGACAAGGTCCTGGAGCGGGACCAGAAGCTGTCGGAGCTGGACGACCGTGCAGACGCACTCCAAGCAGGGGCCTCCCAGTTTGAAACAAGTGCAGCCAAGCTCAAGCGCAAATACTGGTGGAAAAACCTCAAG atGATGATTATCTTGGGAGTGATTTGCGccatcatcctcatcatcatcatcg TTTACTTCAGCTCTTAA
- the PER1 gene encoding period circadian protein homolog 1 isoform X1: MSGPLEGADGGGDPRPGESFCPGGAPSPGPPQHRPCPGPSVADDTDANSNGSSGNESNGPESRGASQRSSHSSSSGNGKDSALLDTTESSKSTNSQSPSPPSSSIAYSLLSASSEQDNPSTSGCSSEQSARARTQKELMTALRELKLRLPPERRGKGRSGTLATLQYALACVKQVQANQEYYQQWSLEEGEPCAMDMSTYTLEELEHITSEYTLRNQDTFSVAVSFLTGRIVYISEQAGVLLRCKQDVFRGARFSELLAPQDVGVFYGSTAPSRLPTWGTGASAGSGLKDFTQEKSVFCRIRGGPDRDPGPRYQPFRLTPYVTKIRVADGAPAQPCCLLLAERVHSGYEAPRIPPDKRIFTTRHTPSCLFQDVDERAAPLLGYLPQDLLGAPVLLFLHPEDRPLMLAIHKKILQLAGQPFDHSPIRFCARNGEYVTMDTSWAGFVHPWSRKVAFVLGRHKVRTAPLNEDVFTPPVPSPALSLDPDIQELSEQIHRLLLQPVHSPSPTGFCGVGQVTSPGPLLSPGSSSASNGGDAEGPGPPAPVTFQQICKDVHLVKHQGQQLFIESRARPLPQPHVPATGTFKAKTLPCQSADPELEVAPALTQAPLALAPEEAERKEASSCSYQQINCLDSILRYLESCNLPSTTKRKCTSSSSCTASSASDEDRQRAGAVSVGAEKDPSAVLSGEGAAPLKEPVVGGGALSPLALANKAESVVSVTSQCSFSSTIVHVGDKKPPESDIIMMEDLPGLPPGPAPSPAPSPTVAPDPATGAYRPVGLTKAVLSLHTQKEEQAFLSRFRDLGRLRGLDGSSTAPSGPGCRHGPAAPGRRHHCRSKAKRSRQHQNPQAEAPCHVSHPSPVPSSAPWPPPAATPPFPAVVQPCPLPAFSPRGGPQPLPPVPTSVSPAAFPAPLVTPVVALVLPNYLFPAPPTYPCGAPQAPASHSPSPSLPLPPPSPPRRPDSLLFNSRCSSPLQLNLLQLEESPRVEGSSAARPPPSEETADPAARPVEITESSNQDALSGSSDLLELLLQEDSRSGTGSAASGSLGSGSGSGSHEGSSTSASITRSSQSSHTSKYFGSVDSSEAEAGAARARAEPGDQVIKYVLQDPIWLLMANADQHVMMTYQVPSRDMASVLKQDRERLRAMQKQQPRFSEDQRRELGAVHSWVRKGQLPRALDVMACVDCGSSTQDPGHPDDPLFSEMDGLGLEPMEEGGGEAGGGGGEGEGGDEAQAQAGATVSSSQDLAMEEEGQGGSSSSPALPAAENGTS, translated from the exons ATGAGCGGCCCCCTCGAAGGggctgatgggggaggggacccCAGGCCGGGGGAATCCTTTTGTCCTGGAGGGGCTCCATCCCCTGGGCCTCCACAGCATCGACCTTGTCCTGGCCCCAGCGTGGCTGACGACACGGATGCCAACAGCAATGGCTCCAGCGGCAATGAGTCCAATGGACCGGAGTCCAGGGGTGCATCTCAGCGGAGCTCACATAGCTCCTCCTCAGGCAATGGCAAGGACTCGGCCCTTCTGGACAccactgaaagcagcaagag CACAAACTCTCAGAGCCCATCCCCACCCAGCAGTTCCATTGCCTACAGCCTCCTGAGTGCCAGCTCAGAGCAGGACAACCCGTCTACCAGTGGCTGCAG CAGTGAACAGTCAGCTCGGGCAAGGACCCAGAAAGAACTCATGACGGCGCTGCGGGAGCTCAAGCTTCGGCTGCCACCAGAGCGCAGGGGCAAGGGCCGCTCTGGGACCCTGGCCACGCTGCAGTACGCACTGGCCTGTGTCAAGCAGGTGCAAG CCAACCAGGAATACTACCAGCAGTGGAGCCTGGAGGAGGGCGAGCCTTGTGCCATGGACATGTCCACCTACACTCTGGAGGAACTGGAGCACATCACATCTGAGTACACGCTTCGCAACCAG GATACTTTCTCCGTGGCTGTCTCCTTCCTGACAGGCCGCATCGTCTACATTTCTGAGCAGGCAGGTGTCCTGCTGCGCTGCAAGCAGGATGTGTTCCGCGGTGCCCGCTTCTCAGAGCTCCTGGCTCCCCAGGATGTGGGCGTCTTCTATGGTTCCACTGCCCCATCTCGCCTGCCCACCTGGGGCACGGGGGCCTCGGCAG GTTCAGGCCTCAAGGACTTCACCCAGGAGAAGTCTGTCTTCTGCCGTATCAG AGGGGGTCCCGACCGAGATCCCGGGCCTCGGTACCAGCCATTCCGCCTAACCCCATATGTGACCAAGATCCGGGTCGCTGATGGGGCCCCTGCACAGCCGTGCTGCCTGCTGCTTGCAGAGCGCGTTCACTCTGGTTATGAAG ctccCCGGATTCCCCCCGACAAGAGGATCTTCACTACAAGGCACACGCCCAGCTGCCTCTTCCAGGATGTGGATGAAAG GGCCGCCCCGTTGCTGGGCTACCTCCCCCAGGACCTCCTGGGGGCCCCAGTGCTCCTTTTCCTGCATCCCGAGGACCGACCCCTCATGCTGGCCATCCACAAGAAGA TCCTGCAGCTGGCTGGCCAGCCCTTTGACCACTCCCCTATCCGCTTCTGCGCCCGGAATGGGGAGTACGTCACCATGGACACCAGCTGGGCTGGCTTCGTGCACCCCTGGAGCCGCAAGGTGGCCTTTGTGTTGGGCCGCCACAAAGTACGCAC GGCGCCCCTGAATGAAGACGTGTTCACTCCCCCAGTCCCCAGTCCCGCTCTCTCCCTGGACCCTGATATCCAGGAGCTCTCTGAGCAGATCCACCGGCTGCTGTTACAG CCTGTGCACAGCCCCAGCCCTACCGGGTTCTGTGGAGTCGGCCAGGTGACTTCCCCAGGCCCTCTCCTCAGCCCTGGCTCCTCCAGTGCCAGCAACGGGGGTGACGCCGAGGGACCTGGGCCTCCTGCGCCG GTGACCTTCCAGCAGATCTGTAAGGATGTGCACCTGGTGAAGCATCAGGGGCAGCAGCTTTTTATTGAGTCCCGGGCCCggcctctgccccagccccatGTCCCTG CTACAGGCACGTTCAAGGCCAAGACACTTCCCTGCCAATCCGCAGACCCAGAGCTGGAGGTGGCCCCTGCTCTGACCCAGGCCCCGCTAGCCTTGGCTCCTGAGGAGGCTGAGCGGAAAGAAGCCTCCAGTTGCTCCTACCAGCAGATCAACTGCCTGGACAGCATCCTCAG GTACCTGGAGAGCTGCAACCTCCCCAGCACGACCAAGCGCAAATGCACCTCCTCCTCGTCCTGCACCGCCTCTTCGGCCTCCGACGAGGACAGGCAGCGGGCGGGAGCGGTCTCTGTGGGGGCCGAGAAAG ATCCATCGGCAGTGCtgtctggggagggggctgcccctCTGAAGGAGCCGGTGGTGGGAGGAGGCGCCCTGAGCCCGCTCGCCCTGGCCAATAAGGCGGAGAGTGTGGTGTCCGTCACCAGTCAGTGTAGCTTCAGCTCCACCATCGTCCATGTGGGAGACAAGAAGCCCCCGGAATCGG ACATCATCATGATGGAGGACCTGCCTGGCCTGCCTCCcggcccagctcccagcccagcccccagccccacggtGGCCCCTGACCCAGCCACAGGTGCCTACCGGCCAGTGGGCCTGACCAAGGCTGTGCTGTCCCTGCACACCCAGAAGGAGGAGCAGGCCTTCCTCAGCCGTTTCCGCGACCTCGGCAGGCTGCGTGGACTTGACGGCTCCTCCACGGCCCCCTCGGGCCCCG GCTGCCGCCACGGCCCCGCAGCCCCCGGCCGCCGCCACCACTGCCGATCCAAAGCCAAGCGCTCCCGCCAGCACCAGAACCCTCAGGCCGAAGCCCCCTGCCACGTCTCCCACCCATCACCTGTGCCATCCTCTgccccctggcccccaccagCAGCCACACCGCCCTTCCCGGCTGTGGtccagccctgccccctccccgcatTCTCCCCCAGAGGaggcccccagcctctccctcctgtGCCCACATCTGTGTCTCCTGCGGCTTTCCCTGCCCCGCTGGTGACTCCAGTGGTGGCTTTGGTGCTCCCTAACTATCTtttccctgccccacccacctaCCCCTGTGGGGCACCCCAGGCCCCCGCCTCCCACTCCCCTTCTCCGTCCCTGCCCCTGCCgccccccagccctccccgcCGCCCCGACTCTCTGCTCTTCAACTCGAGATGCAGCTCCCCGCTCCAGCTAAATCTGCTGCAGCTTGAGGAGTCCCCCCGTGTCGAGGGGAGTAGTGCTGCGCGCCCCCCTCCCAGCGAGGAGACTGCCGACCCAGCGGCCAGACCG gtggaGATAACTGAGTCCTCCAACCAGGACGCGCTCTCGGGCTCCAGCGACCTGCTGGAGTTGCTGCTGCAGGAGGACTCACGCTCTGGCACGGGCTCTGCTGCCTCGGGCTCCTTGGGCTCTGGGTCTGGCTCAGGCTCCCACGAGGGGAGCAGCACCTCAGCCAGCATCACGC GCAGCAGTCAGAGCAGCCACACGAGCAAGTACTTCGGCAGCGTCGATTCTTCcgaggctgaggctggggctgcCCGTGCCAGGGCTGAGCCCGGGGACCAGGTCATTAAGTACGTGCTCCAGGATCCCATCTGGCTGCTCATGGCCAATGCTGACCAGCATGTCATGATGACCTATCAGGTGCCCTCCAG GGACATGGCCTCTGTGCTGAAGCAGGACCGGGAGCGGCTCCGGGCTATGCAGAAGCAGCAGCCTCGGTTCTCAGAGGACCAGCGGAGGGAACTGGGTGCTGTGCACTCCTGGGTCCGGAAGGGTCAACTGCCTCGGGCCCTTGATGTGATG GCTTGTGTGGATTGCGGTAGCAGCACCCAAGACCCTGGCCACCCTGATGACCCACTCTTCTCGGAAATGGATGGACTAGGGCTGGAGCCCATGGAGGAGGGTGGAGGCGAGGcgggtggcggtggtggtgagGGCGAGGGCGGTGATGAGGCCCAGGCCCAAGCTGGGGCCACGGTCTCAAGCTCTCAGGACCTGGCCATGGAGGAGGAGGGACAAGGTGGGAGCTCATCCAGTCCAGCCTTACCTGCCGCAGAAAATGGCACCAGCTAG
- the PER1 gene encoding period circadian protein homolog 1 isoform X2, translated as MSGPLEGADGGGDPRPGESFCPGGAPSPGPPQHRPCPGPSVADDTDANSNGSSGNESNGPESRGASQRSSHSSSSGNGKDSALLDTTESSKSTNSQSPSPPSSSIAYSLLSASSEQDNPSTSGCSSEQSARARTQKELMTALRELKLRLPPERRGKGRSGTLATLQYALACVKQVQANQEYYQQWSLEEGEPCAMDMSTYTLEELEHITSEYTLRNQDTFSVAVSFLTGRIVYISEQAGVLLRCKQDVFRGARFSELLAPQDVGVFYGSTAPSRLPTWGTGASAGSGLKDFTQEKSVFCRIRGGPDRDPGPRYQPFRLTPYVTKIRVADGAPAQPCCLLLAERVHSGYEAPRIPPDKRIFTTRHTPSCLFQDVDERAAPLLGYLPQDLLGAPVLLFLHPEDRPLMLAIHKKILQLAGQPFDHSPIRFCARNGEYVTMDTSWAGFVHPWSRKVAFVLGRHKVRTAPLNEDVFTPPVPSPALSLDPDIQELSEQIHRLLLQPVHSPSPTGFCGVGQVTSPGPLLSPGSSSASNGGDAEGPGPPAPVTFQQICKDVHLVKHQGQQLFIESRARPLPQPHVPATGTFKAKTLPCQSADPELEVAPALTQAPLALAPEEAERKEASSCSYQQINCLDSILRYLESCNLPSTTKRKCTSSSSCTASSASDEDRQRAGAVSVGAEKDPSAVLSGEGAAPLKEPVVGGGALSPLALANKAESVVSVTSQCSFSSTIVHVGDKKPPESDIIMMEDLPGLPPGPAPSPAPSPTVAPDPATGAYRPVGLTKAVLSLHTQKEEQAFLSRFRDLGRLRGLDGSSTAPSGPGCRHGPAAPGRRHHCRSKAKRSRQHQNPQAEAPCHVSHPSPVPSSAPWPPPAATPPFPAVVQPCPLPAFSPRGGPQPLPPVPTSVSPAAFPAPLVTPVVALVLPNYLFPAPPTYPCGAPQAPASHSPSPSLPLPPPSPPRRPDSLLFNSRCSSPLQLNLLQLEESPRVEGSSAARPPPSEETADPAARPVEITESSNQDALSGSSDLLELLLQEDSRSGTGSAASGSLGSGSGSGSHEGSSTSASITRSSQSSHTSKYFGSVDSSEAEAGAARARAEPGDQVIKYVLQDPIWLLMANADQHVMMTYQVPSSSHSLPPEPLPGAGTWPLC; from the exons ATGAGCGGCCCCCTCGAAGGggctgatgggggaggggacccCAGGCCGGGGGAATCCTTTTGTCCTGGAGGGGCTCCATCCCCTGGGCCTCCACAGCATCGACCTTGTCCTGGCCCCAGCGTGGCTGACGACACGGATGCCAACAGCAATGGCTCCAGCGGCAATGAGTCCAATGGACCGGAGTCCAGGGGTGCATCTCAGCGGAGCTCACATAGCTCCTCCTCAGGCAATGGCAAGGACTCGGCCCTTCTGGACAccactgaaagcagcaagag CACAAACTCTCAGAGCCCATCCCCACCCAGCAGTTCCATTGCCTACAGCCTCCTGAGTGCCAGCTCAGAGCAGGACAACCCGTCTACCAGTGGCTGCAG CAGTGAACAGTCAGCTCGGGCAAGGACCCAGAAAGAACTCATGACGGCGCTGCGGGAGCTCAAGCTTCGGCTGCCACCAGAGCGCAGGGGCAAGGGCCGCTCTGGGACCCTGGCCACGCTGCAGTACGCACTGGCCTGTGTCAAGCAGGTGCAAG CCAACCAGGAATACTACCAGCAGTGGAGCCTGGAGGAGGGCGAGCCTTGTGCCATGGACATGTCCACCTACACTCTGGAGGAACTGGAGCACATCACATCTGAGTACACGCTTCGCAACCAG GATACTTTCTCCGTGGCTGTCTCCTTCCTGACAGGCCGCATCGTCTACATTTCTGAGCAGGCAGGTGTCCTGCTGCGCTGCAAGCAGGATGTGTTCCGCGGTGCCCGCTTCTCAGAGCTCCTGGCTCCCCAGGATGTGGGCGTCTTCTATGGTTCCACTGCCCCATCTCGCCTGCCCACCTGGGGCACGGGGGCCTCGGCAG GTTCAGGCCTCAAGGACTTCACCCAGGAGAAGTCTGTCTTCTGCCGTATCAG AGGGGGTCCCGACCGAGATCCCGGGCCTCGGTACCAGCCATTCCGCCTAACCCCATATGTGACCAAGATCCGGGTCGCTGATGGGGCCCCTGCACAGCCGTGCTGCCTGCTGCTTGCAGAGCGCGTTCACTCTGGTTATGAAG ctccCCGGATTCCCCCCGACAAGAGGATCTTCACTACAAGGCACACGCCCAGCTGCCTCTTCCAGGATGTGGATGAAAG GGCCGCCCCGTTGCTGGGCTACCTCCCCCAGGACCTCCTGGGGGCCCCAGTGCTCCTTTTCCTGCATCCCGAGGACCGACCCCTCATGCTGGCCATCCACAAGAAGA TCCTGCAGCTGGCTGGCCAGCCCTTTGACCACTCCCCTATCCGCTTCTGCGCCCGGAATGGGGAGTACGTCACCATGGACACCAGCTGGGCTGGCTTCGTGCACCCCTGGAGCCGCAAGGTGGCCTTTGTGTTGGGCCGCCACAAAGTACGCAC GGCGCCCCTGAATGAAGACGTGTTCACTCCCCCAGTCCCCAGTCCCGCTCTCTCCCTGGACCCTGATATCCAGGAGCTCTCTGAGCAGATCCACCGGCTGCTGTTACAG CCTGTGCACAGCCCCAGCCCTACCGGGTTCTGTGGAGTCGGCCAGGTGACTTCCCCAGGCCCTCTCCTCAGCCCTGGCTCCTCCAGTGCCAGCAACGGGGGTGACGCCGAGGGACCTGGGCCTCCTGCGCCG GTGACCTTCCAGCAGATCTGTAAGGATGTGCACCTGGTGAAGCATCAGGGGCAGCAGCTTTTTATTGAGTCCCGGGCCCggcctctgccccagccccatGTCCCTG CTACAGGCACGTTCAAGGCCAAGACACTTCCCTGCCAATCCGCAGACCCAGAGCTGGAGGTGGCCCCTGCTCTGACCCAGGCCCCGCTAGCCTTGGCTCCTGAGGAGGCTGAGCGGAAAGAAGCCTCCAGTTGCTCCTACCAGCAGATCAACTGCCTGGACAGCATCCTCAG GTACCTGGAGAGCTGCAACCTCCCCAGCACGACCAAGCGCAAATGCACCTCCTCCTCGTCCTGCACCGCCTCTTCGGCCTCCGACGAGGACAGGCAGCGGGCGGGAGCGGTCTCTGTGGGGGCCGAGAAAG ATCCATCGGCAGTGCtgtctggggagggggctgcccctCTGAAGGAGCCGGTGGTGGGAGGAGGCGCCCTGAGCCCGCTCGCCCTGGCCAATAAGGCGGAGAGTGTGGTGTCCGTCACCAGTCAGTGTAGCTTCAGCTCCACCATCGTCCATGTGGGAGACAAGAAGCCCCCGGAATCGG ACATCATCATGATGGAGGACCTGCCTGGCCTGCCTCCcggcccagctcccagcccagcccccagccccacggtGGCCCCTGACCCAGCCACAGGTGCCTACCGGCCAGTGGGCCTGACCAAGGCTGTGCTGTCCCTGCACACCCAGAAGGAGGAGCAGGCCTTCCTCAGCCGTTTCCGCGACCTCGGCAGGCTGCGTGGACTTGACGGCTCCTCCACGGCCCCCTCGGGCCCCG GCTGCCGCCACGGCCCCGCAGCCCCCGGCCGCCGCCACCACTGCCGATCCAAAGCCAAGCGCTCCCGCCAGCACCAGAACCCTCAGGCCGAAGCCCCCTGCCACGTCTCCCACCCATCACCTGTGCCATCCTCTgccccctggcccccaccagCAGCCACACCGCCCTTCCCGGCTGTGGtccagccctgccccctccccgcatTCTCCCCCAGAGGaggcccccagcctctccctcctgtGCCCACATCTGTGTCTCCTGCGGCTTTCCCTGCCCCGCTGGTGACTCCAGTGGTGGCTTTGGTGCTCCCTAACTATCTtttccctgccccacccacctaCCCCTGTGGGGCACCCCAGGCCCCCGCCTCCCACTCCCCTTCTCCGTCCCTGCCCCTGCCgccccccagccctccccgcCGCCCCGACTCTCTGCTCTTCAACTCGAGATGCAGCTCCCCGCTCCAGCTAAATCTGCTGCAGCTTGAGGAGTCCCCCCGTGTCGAGGGGAGTAGTGCTGCGCGCCCCCCTCCCAGCGAGGAGACTGCCGACCCAGCGGCCAGACCG gtggaGATAACTGAGTCCTCCAACCAGGACGCGCTCTCGGGCTCCAGCGACCTGCTGGAGTTGCTGCTGCAGGAGGACTCACGCTCTGGCACGGGCTCTGCTGCCTCGGGCTCCTTGGGCTCTGGGTCTGGCTCAGGCTCCCACGAGGGGAGCAGCACCTCAGCCAGCATCACGC GCAGCAGTCAGAGCAGCCACACGAGCAAGTACTTCGGCAGCGTCGATTCTTCcgaggctgaggctggggctgcCCGTGCCAGGGCTGAGCCCGGGGACCAGGTCATTAAGTACGTGCTCCAGGATCCCATCTGGCTGCTCATGGCCAATGCTGACCAGCATGTCATGATGACCTATCAGGTGCCCTCCAG CTCCCATTCTCTGCCTCCTGAACCCCTTCCCGGAGCAGGGACATGGCCTCTGTGCTGA
- the HES7 gene encoding transcription factor HES-7: MKPRWSWKRQETGSRGRDPDPGRAPGRGTERDQTQRTREAGARQPGQQPETVPGGGARARGKTAETQRPSPGAREPGHPAPAHKWPRQLAGARPPAGPTRSRLRRCGQGAEGGVWTVGPPGWEDGSVRTFEIRGWIRRLKLCYRLTWVERQAILPPAWIRSPGHKVAPYGQGRPHTRVRTAAGGPEPRVQALCLEVFKSHASFCRVAYSWFEMLKPLVEKRRRDRINRSLEELRLLLLERTRDQNLRNPKLEKAEILEFAVGYLRERSRVEPPGVPRSPAQDAEALASCYLSGFRECLLRLAAFAHDASPAARAQLFSALQGYLRPKPPRPEPVDPRPQAPRPPLDPAAPAPGPALHQRPPVHKGLPSPRCAWSPSPCSPRARDSGAPAPLTGLLPPPPPPPPPHRQDGAPKAPPSAFWRPWP, encoded by the exons ATGAAGCCCAGATGGAGCTGGAAGAGACAGGAGACAGGATCCAGAGGCAGAGACCCAGACCCGGGGCGAGCCCCGGGGAGAGGGACCGAGAGGGACCAGACTCAGCGAACTAGAGAGGCGGGCGCGCGGCAGCCCGGGCAGCAGCCGGAGACTGTGCCCGGAGGAGGGGCGCGAGCGCGGGGGAAGACGGCGGAAACCCAGCGCCCGAGCCCGGGAGCCCGGGAGCCCGGCCACCCCGCCCCCGCTCACAAGTGGCCGCGGCAGCTGGCTGGAGCCCGGCCGCCCGCCGGCCCGACGC GGTCACGCCTGCGGAGGTGCGGGcagggggcggagggaggggtgtggacagtcggacccccaggctgggaggaTGGGAGTGTGAGGACGTTCGAAATCAGGGGCTGGATCCGGCGCCTCAAACTCTGCTACAGA TTGACATGGGTGGAGCGCCAGGCCATCCTTCCTCCCGCCTGGATCCGGTCACCCGGCCATAAAGTCGCCCCATATGGCCAGGGGCGGCCCCACACCCGGGTGCGAACTGCCGCCGGGGGCCCCGAGCCTCGCGTGCAG GCACTTTGTCTTGAAGTCTTCAAGTCTCACGCATCATTCTGCAGAGTGGCATACTCTTGGTTTGAG ATGCTGAAGCCGCTTGTGGAGAAGCGGCGCCGGGACCGCATCAACCGCAGCCTGGAAGaactgaggctgctgctgctggagcGGACCCGAGACCAG AACCTCCGGAACCCGAAGCTGGAGAAAGCAGAGATACTGGAGTTCGCCGTGGGCTACTTGAGGGAGCGAAGCCGGGTGGAGCCCCCGG GTGTTCCCCGGTCCCCAGCCCAGGACGCCGAGGCGCTCGCCAGCTGCTACTTGTCCGGCTTCCGCGAGTGCCTGCTTCGCCTGGCGGCCTTCGCGCACGACGCCAGCCCGGCCGCCCGAGCCCAGCTCTTCTCCGCGCTGCAAGGTTACCTGCGCCCCAAGCCGCCCCGGCCGGAACCGGTAGATCCGAGGCCCCAAGCGCCGCGCCCACCGCTGGACCCCGCCGCCCCAGCGCCTGGCCCCGCGCTGCACCAGCGCCCCCCAGTGCACAAGGGCCTCCCTAGCCCGCGCTGCGCATGGTCCCCGTCCCCCTGCTCCCCCCGAGCCAGGGATTCCGGCGCGCCGGCCCCCCTCACCGgactgctgccgccgccgccgccgccgccgccgcctcacAGACAAGACGGGGCGCCCAAGGCCCCGCCGTCCGCTTTCTGGAGACCTTGGCCCTGA